From a single Fusarium fujikuroi IMI 58289 draft genome, chromosome FFUJ_chr03 genomic region:
- a CDS encoding related to TIP41-negatively regulates the TOR signaling pathway yields the protein MQRNHISDPNEPFPKPQALASATTTHSQSRFRISTRKLPISKAGTIDALTEKIGIPMPEMIFGENVVGIEHVPSGWSLYFNTPDALDAVDKTDRHMLKVAYARDWESTREGTTQGIKEVVKPYDWSYSTTYTGSIEASVLQFAPTDKVIPIELLKRRDPILFFDEVMLYESELDDNGISIFSVKVRVHEKRMLLLCRLFMRLDNVVLRIRDTRVYVDFETDEVIREYSAQEETYENVKRKLLMSGRLPDDITIALRDPNVLAPLLPLVEHRAEALNPSA from the exons ATGCAGCGTAACCATATCTCAGATCCGAACGAACCGTTCCCTAAGCCACAGGCTCTCGCCTCCGCCACAACGACACACTCGCAAAGCAGATTCCGCATCTCGACCCGCAAGCTACCCATCTCCAAAGCCGGTACCATCGATGCACTCACCGAAAAGATTGGCATTCCGATGCCGGAGATGATATTTGGCGAAAATGTCGTCGGAATTGAACATGTGCCTTCAGGCTGGTCCCTGTATTTCAACACTCCAGATGCGCTTGACGCCGTCGACAAGACAGATCGCCACATGCTCAAGGTTGCATATGCCCGAGACTGGGAGAGCACCCGAGAAGGCACCACACAGGGTATAAAGGAAGTTGTGAAGCCCTATGACTGGAGCTACTCGACGACATATACTGGTAGCATCGAAGCCTCGGTTTTGCAGTTTGCGCCTACCGACAAGGTGATACCCATTGAGCTCCTGAAGCGTCGAGACCCCATCCTGTTCTTTGACGAAGTTATGCTCTACGAGAGTGAGCTGGACGACAACGGCATATCCATCTTCAGCGTCAAAGTCCGCGTGCACGAGAAGCGCATGCTTTTGCTGTGTCGGTTGTTTATGCGCTTGGATAATGTTGTCCTGCGGATACGTGACACCAGGGTCTATGTCGATTTTGAGACTGATGAGGTTATTCGCGAATACTCGGCGCAAGAAGAGACCTACGAGAACGTCAAGAGG AAACTTCTCATGTCTGGGAGACTGCCAGACGACATTACAATCGCACTGAGAGATCCCAACGTCCTAGCCCCACTACTGCCGCTTGTAGAGCATCGGGCAGAAGCTCTCAACCCAAGTGCATGA